Proteins encoded in a region of the Rickettsia bellii RML369-C genome:
- a CDS encoding ATP-binding protein, producing MKAIIERPNYLEKIKIQFLSHKIVALLGPRQCGKTTLARQFAHGHQDVHFFDLEDIRDLAALENPYITLENKKGLIIIDEIQRLPNLFPTLRVLTDKNIEQQFLILGSASRDLIRQSSETLAGRISYIEVHPFSLLEVNNIKQLHLFGGFPNCYLYPETGFDWLEQYIRTFLERDIPNLGFLIPPITLRRFWTMLAHYHGNIFNASEIGKSLGISDHTIKNYLDILSGTFMIRQLYPWFENISKRQKKRPKIYFTDSGIFHHLIDIYSQEQLLKNPKLGASFEGFALEQIIRLFDKRSEDCYYWGIHQEGELDLFIKHKGLKLGFEFKFSDAPTLTPSMHKAIQYLALDELFVIYPGTKKYQLERNITVVPIKDIITLI from the coding sequence ATGAAAGCTATTATTGAACGCCCAAATTATCTAGAAAAAATAAAGATTCAATTTTTAAGTCATAAGATAGTAGCACTTTTAGGTCCAAGACAATGCGGCAAAACCACACTAGCCCGTCAATTTGCTCACGGACATCAGGACGTACATTTTTTTGACTTAGAAGATATCAGAGATTTAGCTGCATTAGAAAATCCTTATATAACACTAGAAAACAAAAAAGGCTTAATTATCATTGATGAAATTCAAAGATTACCAAACTTATTTCCTACGCTGCGGGTTCTAACTGATAAAAATATAGAACAACAATTTTTAATATTAGGTAGTGCTTCAAGAGATTTAATTAGACAATCCTCAGAAACTCTTGCTGGTAGAATATCTTATATTGAGGTACATCCTTTTTCTTTATTGGAAGTAAACAATATAAAACAATTACATTTATTTGGAGGTTTTCCGAATTGCTACCTTTATCCCGAGACAGGCTTTGATTGGCTAGAGCAATATATTAGAACTTTTTTAGAACGAGATATTCCAAACCTTGGATTTTTGATTCCGCCAATTACATTACGCCGTTTTTGGACTATGCTTGCTCACTATCACGGAAATATTTTTAATGCTTCTGAAATTGGAAAATCCTTAGGAATCAGCGACCATACTATAAAAAATTATTTGGATATCTTATCCGGTACTTTTATGATACGTCAATTATATCCATGGTTTGAAAATATTTCTAAGCGTCAGAAAAAAAGACCTAAAATATATTTTACTGATTCAGGTATATTTCATCATTTAATTGATATTTATTCACAAGAACAATTATTAAAAAATCCAAAACTAGGAGCTAGTTTTGAGGGCTTTGCTTTAGAACAAATAATAAGGCTGTTTGATAAACGAAGCGAGGATTGCTATTATTGGGGAATACATCAAGAAGGGGAACTAGATTTGTTTATAAAACATAAAGGCTTAAAACTAGGTTTTGAGTTTAAATTTAGCGATGCCCCTACTCTTACTCCCTCTATGCATAAGGCTATACAATATTTAGCGTTAGATGAATTATTTGTTATATATCCTGGAACTAAAAAATATCAATTAGAACGTAATATAACTGTTGTACCTATTAAAGATATAATAACGCTTATTTAA